In Rhodospirillaceae bacterium, a single window of DNA contains:
- a CDS encoding RNA chaperone Hfq, producing MTTEKSQNVQDVFLNNIRKNKIQVTVFLVNGVKLQGVVTWFDNFCVLLRRNNHIQLIYKHAISTIMPAGPIQLFEEDKENAEVEEV from the coding sequence ATGACGACAGAAAAATCACAAAATGTTCAGGACGTCTTCCTAAACAACATTCGGAAAAACAAAATTCAGGTGACCGTATTTCTGGTTAATGGCGTAAAGCTTCAGGGCGTCGTTACCTGGTTCGACAATTTTTGCGTGTTGCTTCGTCGAAACAACCACATACAGCTGATCTACAAACACGCTATTTCAACAATTATGCCGGCAGGCCCAATCCAGCTGTTTGAAGAGGACAAGGAAAACGCTGAAGTCGAAGAAGTCTAA